One window of Saimiri boliviensis isolate mSaiBol1 chromosome 4, mSaiBol1.pri, whole genome shotgun sequence genomic DNA carries:
- the ZNF322 gene encoding zinc finger protein 322 — MFTSEERCNQRTQKRKIYNVCPRKGKKIFIHVREITQVDDHLYQCLECKQNFCENLALIMCERTCTGEKPYKCDMCEKTFVQSSDLISHQRIHNYEKPYKCSKCEKSFWHHLALSGHQRTHAGKKFYTCDICGKNFGQSSDLLVHQRSHTGEKPYLCSECDKCFSRSTNLIRHRRTHTGEKPFKCLECEKAFSGKSDLISHQRTHTGERPYKCNKCEKSYRHRSAFIVHKRVHTGEKPYKCGACEKCFGQKSDLIVHQRVHTGEKPYKCLECMRSFTRSANLIRHQATHTHTFKCLEYEKSFNCSSDLIVHQRIHMEEKPHQWSTCENGFLLGMDFVAQQKMRTQTEELHYKYTVCDKSFHQSSALLQHQTVHIGEKPFICNVSDRSLELSPPRASEASEMS, encoded by the coding sequence ATGTTCACTTCAGAAGAGAGATGCAATCAGAGaactcaaaaaaggaaaatatataatgtatgccCTCGGAAGggtaaaaagatttttattcatGTGCGTGAGATTACTCAAGTAGATGATCATCTATACCAGTGCCTTGAATGCAAGCAAAACTTCTGTGAAAACTTAGCTCTTATTATGTGTGAGAGAACCtgtactggagagaaaccttataaaTGTGATATGTGTGAGAAGACCTTTGTCCAAAGCTCAGATCTTATTTCACACCAGAGGATCCACAATTACGAGAAACCTTATAAATGCAGCAAATGTGAGAAGAGCTTTTGGCACCACCTAGCGCTTTCAGGACATCAGAGAACACATGCAGGTAAAAAATTCTATACGTGCGACATTTGTGGCAAGAATTTTGGTCAGAGTTCTGATCTGCTTGTCCACCAGCGAAGCCATACAGGCGAGAAACCGTATCTATGTAGCGAGTGTGATAAATGCTTCAGTAGAAGTACAAACCTCATAAGGCACCGAAGAACTCACACAGGTGAGAAACCATTTAAGTGTCTGGAGTGTGAAAAAGCTTTTAGTGGGAAATCAGATCTTATTAGCCACCAGAGAACTCACACGGGGGAAAGGCCCTATAAATGTAATAAGTGTGAGAAAAGTTACCGACACCGTTCAGCCTTCATCGTACATAAAAGAGTTCATACTGGGGAGAAGCCCTATAAGTGTGGTGCCTGTGAAAAATGCTTTGGCCAGAAATCAGACCTTATCGTGCACCAGAGAGTCCACACAGGTGAGAAGCCGTATAAATGCCTGGAATGTATGAGAAGTTTTACTCGGAGTGCCAACCTAATTAGGCACCAGgcaactcacacacacacttttaaatgccTTGAATATGAGAAAAGTTTTAACTGTAGCTCAGATCTTATTgtacatcagagaattcacatGGAAGAGAAACCACATCAGTGGTCTACGTGTGAGAATGGCTTCCTCTTAGGTATGGACTTTGTTGCCCAACAGAAAATGAGAACTCAGACAGAGGAGCTACACTATAAATACACTGTATGTGATAAAAGCTTCCACCAGAGCTCAGCCCTTCTTCAACATCAGACAGTACACATTGGTGAAAAACCATTTATCTGTAATGTGAGTGACAGAAGTCTTGAGCTTAGCCCTCCCCGTGCATCAGAAGCCTCAGAGATGTCTTGA